The DNA segment ATGACTCTCTCTATTTCTTCAAGTGTTTTAATGCCTCCTCCATAGCAAACAGGCATAAATGCCTCGTTTGCAATTTCGTGAATAAGGTTAAAATCTATCGGCTTGTTTTTTGAACTAGCATCTATATCTAAGAACATCAATTCATCTGCTTCCATCTCATTGTAAATCTTCACAGCATTGAGAGGATCTCCGATGTATGTAGGATTGCTGAACTTAACAGTTTTAACTAGACCATGGTTGCTGTATAGCAAGCACGGTATTATTCGTGGAAGTTTTTGTTTCATAAATTGATAAAGTTGCGCATCAATTCTTTTCCAAAACGATGGCTTTTTTCGGGATGGAATTGCACTCCATAAATATTTTCTTTTTCAAAGCCGCAGGTGTATGTAATTTCATAATCTGCTGTGAACAAAATATCGTTTGAGCTATTACATTTAACGTAATAGCTGTGTACAAAGTAGAATCTCGTTTCTTCGTCAGTAAGGTTGAAAAGCTTAGATTTTTTAGCTTGTGCAACATAGTTCCATCCCATATTTGGAACTCGTAAATGGGAGGGAAATTTTATGGTTTCTGCATCTATCCAACCAAGTCCATCTTCTACACCTTCTTCGCTTTTTTTAGTTATCAATTGCATTCCAAGACAAATACCCAATACCGGTATTTTTTTTTCTAATACTAGGTGGTTGAGTACAGGAGGTAAATTTTGAGCTTTGAGTTTTTTCATTCCATAATCAAAAGCGCCCACGCCTGGGAGTATTATTTTTTCTGCTTTTTCAATAAGGTTTATATCGTTGGTAATAGTGCTTTGTCCATCTAAGTAATCAATCATATTGGCAATAGAGCCTAAATTTCCCACTCCGTAATCTATTATATAAATCATATTGTTTTTCCAGTTTCTTTTAGGAGCGCAAGCTAATACACTACTTATCCTTTTTACTTGTTTAATGTGTTGATTTTTTCAATAGTGTTACCCACAATAAGCGGCTGTTTAAATTTTGTATTATTTAAAATGATACCAA comes from the Chitinophagales bacterium genome and includes:
- the hisH gene encoding imidazole glycerol phosphate synthase subunit HisH, translating into MIYIIDYGVGNLGSIANMIDYLDGQSTITNDINLIEKAEKIILPGVGAFDYGMKKLKAQNLPPVLNHLVLEKKIPVLGICLGMQLITKKSEEGVEDGLGWIDAETIKFPSHLRVPNMGWNYVAQAKKSKLFNLTDEETRFYFVHSYYVKCNSSNDILFTADYEITYTCGFEKENIYGVQFHPEKSHRFGKELMRNFINL